From one Streptomyces sp. SCSIO 30461 genomic stretch:
- a CDS encoding STAS domain-containing protein, protein MTPLTLTATALGDGTTVIAFSGELDIATVGQIEQDLTHLAVGTVRELRLDLSGVTFCDSSGADLFVRMHQHCAATGVRLHLCGVPHLCATVFRVLGVDDAVSCSFI, encoded by the coding sequence ATGACTCCGCTCACTCTGACCGCGACAGCACTGGGCGACGGCACCACGGTCATCGCCTTCTCCGGCGAGCTCGACATAGCCACGGTCGGACAGATAGAGCAGGATCTGACTCACTTGGCCGTCGGCACGGTACGCGAACTTCGCCTCGATCTGTCGGGCGTCACCTTCTGCGACAGCTCCGGAGCCGACCTGTTCGTACGGATGCATCAACACTGCGCGGCGACGGGCGTGCGACTTCACCTGTGCGGTGTGCCACACCTTTGCGCGACGGTGTTTCGCGTGCTTGGCGTGGATGACGCCGTCTCCTGCTCCTTTATCTGA
- a CDS encoding pyridoxamine 5'-phosphate oxidase family protein has translation MDDEATRRTGTSHVTVAPRRITHIDRAEALRLLGTVSLGRIVFTERALPAVRPVNHLMDGEDIIVQLHEGAALTSIVAPTDETGVVVAYEADVIDPDTHLGWSVVVTGYAHRVTDDGELARYAARLRPWVVYSAMNAALRIQPDLVTGSRLTV, from the coding sequence ATGGACGACGAAGCCACGCGGCGGACGGGGACAAGCCACGTCACGGTGGCGCCCCGGCGTATCACCCACATCGACCGCGCCGAGGCTCTGCGCCTGCTCGGTACCGTGTCGCTCGGACGGATCGTCTTCACCGAACGGGCCCTGCCCGCTGTCCGCCCGGTCAACCACCTCATGGACGGCGAGGACATCATCGTCCAGCTGCACGAAGGCGCGGCGCTCACCTCCATCGTGGCGCCCACCGACGAGACAGGTGTCGTCGTGGCCTACGAGGCCGATGTCATCGACCCCGATACCCATCTCGGCTGGAGCGTCGTCGTGACCGGCTACGCCCACCGGGTCACGGACGACGGGGAACTCGCCCGCTACGCGGCAAGGCTCCGCCCGTGGGTGGTGTATTCCGCCATGAACGCAGCTCTGCGTATCCAGCCCGACCTGGTCACGGGCTCGAGGCTCACGGTCTGA
- a CDS encoding GAF domain-containing protein, producing the protein MPQMRLDELLEELQARINAARGTRDRVHSLLEVVVSVGRELDLPQVLRRIAEAAAQLVDAQYAALGVIGPDGRTLSQFLTVGLTEEEIARIGPLPAGHGLLGELIRNPEPLRLTDLGAHSASYGFPAHHPPMRTFLGVPIRVRDEVFGNLYLTDKRGGQDFDAEDEAVIATLSVAAGVAIDNARLYEASQRQRRWLQANAEITNGLLSGRPRLEVLELIARRAREITGARVADVSVPVMGTGDLVVELAIGGDDDTRRGLVMPAEDTLPGAAYQAGAPVTTAGLADDARCIAGSRHWEGLGPAVAVPLGTAAKDTRGVLLLARAEGEPVFTEGELQPLLAFAGQAALALELAERRRDAEQLALLEDRDRIARDLHDLAIQRLFATGMTLQSAARLVEHAGAAERVQRAVGDLDETIKIIRSTIFGLRAREDETGPSLRARVARTVGEAGEALGFPPRLSMEGLLDTDVPPAVADHVMAALGETLSNAARHAQATRVEVSLRATTDEVVLTVTDNGKGIPAEGRRSGLRNLAERADSMGGTLDIRTPAEGGSRLVWRAPLAAGNEA; encoded by the coding sequence ATGCCTCAGATGCGGCTCGACGAGCTGCTCGAGGAGTTGCAGGCGCGCATCAACGCAGCACGCGGCACGCGCGACCGGGTGCACAGCCTCCTCGAAGTCGTGGTCTCGGTGGGGCGCGAGCTCGATCTGCCCCAGGTGCTGAGGCGCATCGCCGAGGCCGCCGCTCAACTGGTCGACGCGCAGTACGCAGCCCTGGGTGTGATCGGCCCGGACGGCAGGACGCTGTCCCAGTTCCTCACCGTGGGACTGACGGAGGAGGAGATCGCCAGGATCGGGCCGCTGCCGGCCGGACACGGGCTGCTCGGTGAGCTGATCCGCAACCCCGAGCCACTGCGACTCACCGATCTCGGCGCCCACTCGGCGTCGTACGGCTTCCCCGCCCATCACCCGCCGATGCGTACGTTCCTCGGCGTGCCGATCCGGGTGCGCGACGAGGTGTTCGGCAACCTCTATCTGACCGACAAGCGGGGCGGCCAGGACTTCGACGCCGAGGACGAGGCGGTGATCGCCACGCTCTCCGTGGCCGCCGGTGTGGCCATCGACAACGCCCGGCTGTACGAGGCCTCGCAGCGACAGCGGCGGTGGCTGCAGGCGAACGCGGAGATCACCAACGGCCTGCTCTCCGGCAGACCCCGGCTCGAGGTCCTGGAACTGATCGCCCGCCGTGCCCGGGAAATCACGGGTGCGCGGGTCGCTGATGTGTCCGTGCCCGTCATGGGTACGGGCGACCTGGTCGTCGAGCTGGCCATCGGTGGCGACGACGACACGCGCCGGGGCCTGGTGATGCCGGCCGAAGACACCCTGCCGGGCGCTGCTTACCAGGCCGGTGCGCCGGTGACCACGGCTGGACTGGCCGACGATGCCCGTTGCATCGCGGGATCCCGGCACTGGGAGGGACTGGGGCCGGCCGTGGCCGTACCCCTGGGCACTGCGGCCAAGGACACCCGAGGAGTCCTGCTTCTGGCACGTGCCGAGGGCGAGCCCGTCTTCACCGAGGGGGAGCTGCAGCCCTTGCTGGCCTTCGCCGGACAGGCCGCACTGGCGCTGGAACTGGCCGAGCGCCGACGCGACGCCGAACAGCTCGCGCTGTTGGAGGACCGCGACCGTATCGCCCGCGACCTGCACGACCTGGCCATCCAACGGCTGTTCGCCACCGGCATGACGCTGCAGAGCGCCGCGCGTCTCGTCGAACACGCGGGCGCCGCAGAGCGCGTCCAGCGCGCGGTCGGTGACCTGGACGAAACCATCAAGATCATCCGTTCCACGATCTTCGGCTTGAGGGCCCGGGAGGACGAGACCGGGCCGAGTCTGCGCGCCCGCGTCGCCCGCACCGTCGGCGAAGCGGGAGAGGCGCTGGGATTCCCGCCACGCCTGAGCATGGAAGGTCTGCTGGACACGGATGTGCCCCCGGCGGTGGCCGACCACGTCATGGCAGCTCTTGGTGAAACGCTGAGCAACGCTGCCCGGCACGCGCAGGCGACGCGTGTGGAAGTGTCCCTGCGGGCCACGACTGACGAGGTCGTCCTCACCGTGACCGACAACGGAAAGGGAATCCCGGCCGAAGGCAGGCGCAGCGGACTGCGCAACCTCGCCGAACGCGCCGACAGCATGGGCGGCACCCTGGACATTCGTACCCCGGCCGAGGGCGGCAGCCGGCTCGTATGGCGGGCTCCACTCGCCGCCGGCAACGAGGCGTGA